Proteins encoded in a region of the Vicia villosa cultivar HV-30 ecotype Madison, WI linkage group LG5, Vvil1.0, whole genome shotgun sequence genome:
- the LOC131607078 gene encoding large ribosomal subunit protein eL38z/eL38y: protein MRKRILVSFPKLGFSLVYDSQLLHFLLSVPTVITGEEIAAKQTMPKQINEIKDFLLTARRKDARSVKIKRSKDVVKFKVRCSKYLYTLCVFDTEKADKLKQSLPPGLNVQDL from the exons ATGAGGAAAAGGATATTAGTGTCTTTTCCAAAGCTAGGGTTTAGTTTAGTTTATGATTCCCAACTTCTCCACTTTCTTCTCAGCGTGCCGACTGTGATTACTGGGGAGGAAATCGCAGCAAAACAAACAATG CCTAAGCAAATCAATGAGATTAAAGACTTTCTCCTCACTGCTCGGAGGAAGGATGCGCGCTCCGTGAAAATCAAGAGGAGCAAAGATGTGGTCAAATTCAAGGTTCGTTGCTCCAAGTATCTTTACACTCTTTGTGTGTTTGATACCGAGAAAGCTGATAAGTTGAAGCAATCACTTCCTCCAG GTTTGAATGTGCAAGACCTATAA